CAGGCACATTCAAATACCGATTGGCGATTCCGAATGTGATTCGGCATGTTTGTTGCCTCAATCCCAAGATGATGAGATGTACGAGGAGGTAGAAGGTGTTTGGAGCTTGAGAGGAGTGTTAAATTTCCTGATGGTGGTTGGAGTTTTAGTGCTTTCTACCTCATACATTTCTTGTATGAATTCACCCATATCTGCCCCTGTTGTACTTGATTTTGCTAGTCTGAGAGGTGGAGGATATCATATGAATACATCTTTGTTGTTATTTGAACCTGATGGAGGGGTTGTTGAAGAAGAAAGGATTATAATCATAGATGCTGGTATGGAAGAGAAGGCTAGGGTTACAGCCATGCTTGAAAATGGAGAAGAAGGGAAACGGGAAGGGGAAgaaattccagatttcaccAATCCTCAAGTGGCTGGGACAGCGGAGGAAAACCAAGAAGGGGAAACAGAAATAGATAAATTTATTGAAGCAAGCGAAGAAGATGAAGGGattgttgaagaagatgaagagtgGAACGAAATTACTGAGTTACTAGATTCTGAAGTGTCACTAATGAAATTATTGACTGTCTCTAACCAGGTTTCTGAAATACCTTCAAGTGTTGCTATTGCACTTGAGAAAGAGGATTTTGTTCATGAGTCTTTCAAAGGAGGAATCTTTGAGGCAGAAAAGATTCCAATTGGAAACGTTACCGATGTTTACAAAAATTGGGATGAAGGAGGCAAAAGGCTTATTACAAGTATGGATACTGAATCAATTATTATCAAAGTTGTAACTGGTCTGCTGTCAATAGCATTGTTATTGTGGTCAATTATTGCACCAATGACACCTTCAGGGAGGAGGCATAGGCGTAACTCTAGAAAGAGTAGAAAGccaaaagagaaattcattattGCTGCTGATGAGGAAGAAAAACAGCCCTTTGAGAGTGCCACTGCTCATCTTGGCATCTCCGGTTCTCTAATTGCTGCTGATGAGGAAGAAAAAAAGCCCTTTGAGAGTGCCACTGCTCATCTTGGGAACTCCAGTTCATCTTGGCATCTTGGCATCTCCAGTTTATCTCAACACCAAAGCCAAGGTGCACCCGTAATTGAGTTGCTTTGTGAGCTTGAGTTTCCAGAGATGAGCACATCTCACAGGAGATGTGGCATAAAAAACAACAGGGATCTTGAGCTTTCAGAGATGAGCACATCATCTCTCAGGAGGAGTTGTGGCATAAAAAACAGCAGGGAGCCTGAGCTTTCAGAGATGAGCACATCTCTCACTAGGAGTTGTGGCATAAAAAACAGCAGGGAGCTTGAGCTTTCAGAGATGAGCACCTCATCTCTCAGGAGCTGTAGCATAAAAAAAAGCAGGGTAATTGATCCTCAAGTGAGCAGCAAGCCTGTTCATGTGCCATCTCCAGCTTTCTGGCACACCTCAAATTCATATACTGATGAAAGGAAACAATCTATGAAGAAAAAGGTAAACTATAGTCTATAACAATTTGTTTTCTCATTTCCATTATATCTAGGCTGAGAAATTCATAGATTAAGCTTTGATTTAGCATTTTGGCTACATAAATTATAGCCTATAACAACTAACTTGTTTTCTCATTTTCATTATATTGGAGGCTGGGTTTGATTTAGCATTTTGGGTAGATAATCATTTTGTTTCCATGTGATGTTTGCTTTTGATCAGAAAAGAGAGATAGGGAATTCGGAAGGAAAGAATGTGCTAACAACTCCGTTGACGGTGAGGCGATCAAGCAGGATTCGGAATCGAGCTTTTTCACCATGATTAATGAATCTACTGAATTTGAAATGAAACAACAGCTTTTCTCAGTTGTTTCATTCTATTTTTTGCTGTTTTTGTAAGAATTCAGCTACTGACCAAGATAAATATCATCTTCATTTATAAATCCTAGTTATTTTCTGAAATCTGAGTATAAATATTTgcttttatttcaattattttgTAGCAGCATCTCATCTATagaaaatggaaatggaaatgaAGTTTTTAGCTTCTAAACATGGCCTTAAACCATCTCATATAGTCTTAAATTTCTGATGATGCATATGTAATTTATACAATTTTGTGATGAGCTTGATAAATTGATATTGGTCATTTACTGTTGCATATAGTATAGGTTGTTAATGTTATCATCAAGCTTTACTCTTTATCAACTCTTGTATATGGCTTGGTCATCATGCCAAGTCGGATTGGGGGATTTAATAGCT
The window above is part of the Euphorbia lathyris chromosome 3, ddEupLath1.1, whole genome shotgun sequence genome. Proteins encoded here:
- the LOC136223891 gene encoding uncharacterized protein, whose amino-acid sequence is MDYITSSSSNSNQILGERNESLDDLPMTPRPTFRRYKPNRHIQIPIGDSECDSACLLPQSQDDEMYEEVEGVWSLRGVLNFLMVVGVLVLSTSYISCMNSPISAPVVLDFASLRGGGYHMNTSLLLFEPDGGVVEEERIIIIDAGMEEKARVTAMLENGEEGKREGEEIPDFTNPQVAGTAEENQEGETEIDKFIEASEEDEGIVEEDEEWNEITELLDSEVSLMKLLTVSNQVSEIPSSVAIALEKEDFVHESFKGGIFEAEKIPIGNVTDVYKNWDEGGKRLITSMDTESIIIKVVTGLLSIALLLWSIIAPMTPSGRRHRRNSRKSRKPKEKFIIAADEEEKQPFESATAHLGISGSLIAADEEEKKPFESATAHLGNSSSSWHLGISSLSQHQSQGAPVIELLCELEFPEMSTSHRRCGIKNNRDLELSEMSTSSLRRSCGIKNSREPELSEMSTSLTRSCGIKNSRELELSEMSTSSLRSCSIKKSRVIDPQVSSKPVHVPSPAFWHTSNSYTDERKQSMKKKKREIGNSEGKNVLTTPLTVRRSSRIRNRAFSP